Proteins co-encoded in one Populus trichocarpa isolate Nisqually-1 chromosome 10, P.trichocarpa_v4.1, whole genome shotgun sequence genomic window:
- the LOC7474448 gene encoding uncharacterized protein LOC7474448: protein MASSFQFGHVSESETQFNSVQPLSFTFSSINNGNTMARLAKARKAARPSSSALNSVDPITFKSTSESPFAFGQVSSFSAANPFTFIRHEVDKVSDHDAEKPIEAASKLQHEKTEPGIGEKENNSTKEMGVLAPSDIKQDKVARQANQDSMSNRTNTALVVISRILKGIPQSPHFYQLINLSGHTRKVLISSWDRIFEETVEQMHSLQVNDFWVRARELWKTMGELQSMGYNVIPLRRRLVELTDVMIELKLTKVGMKGLMIKAENHRMEKSRLEFVILRLQEMIMQEHYGMLGALAQMVEMEKEVPKFDGVFAKLAMEPL, encoded by the exons ATGGCTTCCTCCTTTCAGTTCGGTCATGTATCAGAATCCG AAACCCAGTTCAATTCAGTGCAGCCATTGTCATTCACATTCTCATCGATTAATAATGGCAACACTATGGCACGTCTCGCCAAGGCAAGAAAAGCTGCACGTCCCTCTTCCTCTGCTTTGAATTCAGTCGACCCCATTACCTTTAAAAGCACCAGTGAAAGTCCCTTTGCATTCGGTCAAGTTTCAAGCTTTTCAGCAGCTAATCCATTTACGTTCATTAGACATGAGGTTGACAAAGTATCCGACCATG ATGCAGAAAAACCGATTGAAGCTGCAAGTAAGCTGCAGcatgaaaaaactgaaccagggattggagagaaagaaaacaatagtACCAAAGAAATGGGTGTTTTGGCTCCATCCGATATCAAACAGGATAAGGTAGCAAGACAAGCAAACCAAGATTCAATGTCCAATAGGACAAATACTGCATTGGTGGTGATTTCAAGGATTTTGAAAGGTATACCTCAAAGCCCTCACTTTTATCAGCTCATAAATCTCTCTGGACATACTAGAAAGGTTTTGATATCTTCATGGGATCGGATTTTCGAAGAAACTGTGGAGCAAATGCACTCTCTACAGGTAAATGATTTCTGGGTCAGGGCTAGAGAATTGTGGAAAACCATGGGGGAGTTGCAAAGCATGGGGTATAACGTGATTCCTCTGAGGAGAAGATTAGTGGAGTTAACTGATGTAATGATAGAGCTGAAGCTGACTAAGGTGGGAATGAAAGGGTTAATGATTAAAGCTGAGAACCATAGAATGGAGAAAAGTAGGCTTGAGTTTGTGATTTTGCGTTTGCAAGAAATGATCATGCAAGAGCATTATGGTATGCTTGGAGCACTAGCTCAGATGGTTGAAATGGAGAAAGAGGTACCCAAATTTGACGGTGTCTTTGCTAAATTGGCAATGGAGCCTCTCTAG
- the LOC7474449 gene encoding syntaxin-31, translated as MTSSTTTTTKYRDRTAEFHSITQTLKKIGGIAPVHQNKSYQANNSSPSKPLLSYTTRSEFNKKASLIGSGVHETSQKISRLAQLAKRSSMFNDPTVEIQELTVLIKNDITALNAALTDLQTIQNMEIADGNYSEDRFVHSTTVCDDLKSKLMGATKRLQDVLTTRTENIKAQENRKQIFSTNVSRENPFLRQAKPMTEPPPWSNPSNTFANSQPSGLPPNDVQVGNQLRRRPAVDNTPSQHMEMSMLQQVNPRQENYTESRAVALHNVESTISELGGIFTHLATMVVEQGQLAIRIDDNMDESVNNVENARGSLLRHLNQISSNRWLMMKIFAVIIFFLIVFILFVA; from the exons ATGACCTCCTCCACCACAACCACCACAAAATACCGAGATCGGACGGCGGAGTTTCATTCAATAACCCAAACCCTGAAAAAAATCGGGGGAATCGCACCTGTTCATCAAAACAAATCTTATCAAGCAAATAATTCCTCTCCTTCAAAACCACTGCTATCTTATACTACCAGATCCGAATTCAACAAAAAAGCTTCCTTAATTGGGTCAGGCGTCCACGAAACCTCACAAAAGATCTCCAGGCTCGCCCAAT TGGCAAAACGGTCCTCAATGTTTAATGATCCAACCGTGGAGATACAAGAACTAACAGTGCTGATAAAGAATGATATAACCGCGTTAAATGCAGCCTTAACGGATCTGCAAACGATTCAAAATATGGAAATAGCTGATGGGAATTACTCAGAAGATAGATTTGTTCATTCAACAACTGTTTGTGATGATTTGAAGAGTAAACTTATGGGTGCTACAAAACGGCTTCAAGATGTCTTAACTACTAGAACTGAG AATATTAAGGCTCAAGAGAATAGAAAACAGATATTTTCGACCAATGTTTCGAGAGAGAATCCGTTTCTGCGTCAAGCGAAGCCGATGACTGAGCCACCTCCTTGGTCAAATCCATCTAATACATTTGCCAATTCACAGCCGTCTGG ATTGCCACCAAATGATGTTCAAGTTGGGAACCAattaag ACGAAGGCCAGCTGTGGACAACACTCCTTCCCAGCACATGGAAATGTCCATGTTGCAGCAGGTAAATCCAAGACAGGAGAACTATACTGAAAGCCGGGCAGTTGCCCTTCACAATGTGGAATCAACAATTTCAGAACTTGGTGGGATCTTTACACATTTGGCTACCATGGTTGTAGAGCAAGGGCAGTTGGCTATCAG GATTGATGATAACATGGACGAGTCAGTGAATAACGTTGAGAATGCTCGTGGCTCTTTATTGAGGCATTTGAACCAAATATCATCAAATAGGTGGCTTATGATGAAGATCTTTgctgttataatattttttctcattgtaTTCATCTTGTTTGTGGCTTGA
- the LOC112328764 gene encoding protein ALP1-like isoform X1: protein MIDMDSHWFSALFEGSYDDVINNIADYVNYSNSSVNDGDSSGNQSSDDDDDDDDDASDEEGELFWEREFDHQKLVICTAGALALYYNTYIYKEPCMDSYNTGMQWLNEILHGHWTRCVNMFRMDATTFQSLCFQLENQYGLTASRRMCVYEKVGIFLYTIALGASNREVQERFQHSGETISRYFNEVLKSVCSLAADLIQPADPRFVNTPCEIVNNPRYMPHFKNCVGAIDGTHVRACVSSENQIPFIGRKGVPTQNVMAACSFDMQFTFVWAGWEGSAHDTRIFLEAIDNPRVKFPKPPEGKYYLVDSGYPNEYGFLGPYRGQRYHLEEFRRRGQPQNHEEIFNRVHSSLRCVIERTFGVWKKRWRILQNMPSFNYKTQVRIVVASMAIHNYIRRTSMQDVAFMEFDRHPDFVPDDFLTDVAPRAQMQGHHRPSQMDYVRDGIAASLMTQL from the exons ATGATAGATATGGATTCGCACTGGTTTTCAGCACTCTTTGAGGGGAGTTATGATGATGTAATCAATAACATAGCCGATTACGTTAATTATAGTAATTCTTCTGTTAACGATGGAGATTCCAGTGGTAATCAAAGTTCtgatgatgacgacgacgacgacgacgacgcgTCAGATGAAGAAGGCGAGCTGTTTTGGGAAAGAGAGTTTGATCATCAGAAATTGGTTATATGCACGGCGGGTGCCCTAGCATTATATTACAATACGTATATATATAAGGAACCTTGTATGGATTCGTACAACACTGGAATGCAATGGTTGAACGAAATATTACATGGACATTGGACCCGCTGTGTAAACATGTTCAGGATGGATGCGACGACATTTCAAAGTCTTTGCTTTCAACTTGAAAACCAATATGGGTTAACAGCATCTAGAAGAATGTGTGTTTATGAAAAAGTTGGAATATTTCTTTATACAATAGCATTGGGTGCTTCCAACAGAGAAGTTCAGGAGCGATTTCAACATTCAGGAGAAACTATTAGTAGGTACTTTAATGAAGTTCTTAAATCAGTTTGTTCGCTCGCTGCAGATTTAATACAACCTGCAGATCCCAGGTTTGTAAACACACCGTGTGAAATTGTGAACAATCCAAGGTATATGCCACATTTCAAG AATTGTGTAGGAGCTATCGATGGTACACATGTGCGTGCATGTGTTTCTTCAGAAAACCAAATTCCATTTATCGGAAGAAAAGGTGTGCCAACCCAGAATGTTATGGCTGCATGTAGCTTTGACATGCAATTCACATTTGTTTGGGCGGGCTGGGAAGGCAGTGCACACGATACACGAATTTTTCTCGAGGCAATTGACAATCCACGTGTAAAATTTCCTAAGCCACCAGAAG GGAAATACTACTTGGTTGATTCGGGATATCCTAATGAATATGGATTTTTAGGTCCATATAGAGGTCAGAGATATCATTTGGAAGAATTTAGGAGGCGAGGACAACCACAAAATCATGAAGAAATTTTCAACCGTGTGCACTCTTCATTACGTTGTGTGATAGAACGTACATTCGGAGTTTGGAAAAAAAGATGGCGAATCCTACAGAATATGCCATCATTTAACTACAAGACACAAGTTCGAATTGTTGTCGCATCCATGGCAATTCATAACTACATTAGAAGAACTTCAATGCAAGATGTGGCATTTATGGAGTTCGATCGTCATCCTGATTTTGTGCCCGATGATTTTCTAACTGATGTTGCTCCACGTGCACAAATGCAAGGACACCACAGGCCTTCGCAAATGGATTACGTACGTGATGGGATTGCTGCAAGTTTAATGacacaattataa
- the LOC7490334 gene encoding auxin transporter-like protein 2 isoform X2 → MSNQKQGEEAMVSTFNDTEHEEKEEVSKDESGFRLKSILWHGGSVYDAWFSCASNQVAQVLLTLPYSFSQMGMLSGIILQIFYGFLGSWTAYLISVLYVEYRSRKEKENVNFKNHVIQWFEVLDGLLGPTWKAVGLAFNCTFLLFGSVIQLIACASNIYYIDDKFDKRTWTYIFGACCATTVFIPSFHNYRIWSFLGLGMTTYTAWYMTIASLVHGQVDGVTHSGPAKAVLYFTGATNILYTFGGHAVTVEIMHAMWKPQRFKYIYLLATLYVFTLTLPSAAATYWAFGDQLLTHSNAFSLLPRTGWRDAAVILMLIHQFITFGFACTPLYFVWEKVIGMHDTKSILLRALCRLPVVIPIWFFAIIFPFFGPINSAVGALLVTFTVYIIPALAHMLTYRSASARQLQ, encoded by the exons ATGTCCAATCAGAAACAAGGAGAGGAAGCTATGGTCTCTACCTTCAATGACACTGAGCATGAAGAGAAAGAGGAAGTAAGCAAGGATGAATCCGGTTTTAGGCTTAAAAGCATTCTTTGGCATGGAGGGTCAGTGTATGATGCCTGGTTTAGCTGTGCTTCAAATCAG GTTGCTCAGGTTCTGTTAACACTGCCATACTCTTTCTCTCAAATGGGGATGCTTTCAGGCATAATTTTGCAGatattttatggttttcttgGAAGTTGGACTGCTTACCTTATCAGTGTTCTCTATGTTGAATACCGAAGcagaaaggagaaagagaatGTCAACTTCAAGAACCATGTTATACAG TGGTTTGAAGTGCTAGATGGATTACTGGGTCCAACTTGGAAAGCTGTTGGGTTGGCCTTTAACTGCACTTTTCTCCTGTTTGGTTCTGTCATACAGCTTATAGCCTGTGCAAG CAATATCTACTACATAGATGACAAATTTGACAAGCGGACATGGACTTATATTTTTGGAGCTTGCTGTGCCACCACAGTGTTCATTCCTTCGTTTCACAACTACAGAATTTGGTCATTTCTTGGGCTTGGAATGACTACCTACACAGCTTGGTATATGACTATTGCATCTCTTGTTCACGGCCAg GTTGATGGGGTAACTCACTCGGGCCCAGCAAAGGCTGTTCTATATTTTACAGGAGCCACCAATATCCTCTACACTTTTGGTGGGCATGCTGTCACTGT GGAAATTATGCACGCCATGTGGAAGCCTCAAAGGTTCAAGTACATTTATCTACTCGCTACCCTTTATGTGTTCACTTTAACACTTCCATCTGCTGCTGCGACCTACTGGGCCTTTGGAGATCAACTCCTCACTCATTCAAATGCTTTCTCCCTGCTACCCCGCACCGGATGGCGTGATGCTGCTGTTATCCTCATGCTTATCCATCAG TTTATAACATTCGGATTCGCTTGTACACCGTTGTATTTTGTGTGGGAGAAAGTGATCGGTATGCATGATACAAAGAGCATATTGTTGAGGGCATTATGCCGGTTACCTGTGGTCATACCTATATGGTTCTTCGCAATTATATTTCCTTTCTTTGGACCAATTAACTCAGCTGTGGGGGCTCTTTTGGTCACCTTCACCGTCTACATCATCCCTGCTTTAGCTCATATGCTCACTTACCGATCTGCCTCAGCTCGACAG TTACAATAA
- the LOC112328764 gene encoding protein ALP1-like isoform X2, whose product MDSHWFSALFEGSYDDVINNIADYVNYSNSSVNDGDSSGNQSSDDDDDDDDDASDEEGELFWEREFDHQKLVICTAGALALYYNTYIYKEPCMDSYNTGMQWLNEILHGHWTRCVNMFRMDATTFQSLCFQLENQYGLTASRRMCVYEKVGIFLYTIALGASNREVQERFQHSGETISRYFNEVLKSVCSLAADLIQPADPRFVNTPCEIVNNPRYMPHFKNCVGAIDGTHVRACVSSENQIPFIGRKGVPTQNVMAACSFDMQFTFVWAGWEGSAHDTRIFLEAIDNPRVKFPKPPEGKYYLVDSGYPNEYGFLGPYRGQRYHLEEFRRRGQPQNHEEIFNRVHSSLRCVIERTFGVWKKRWRILQNMPSFNYKTQVRIVVASMAIHNYIRRTSMQDVAFMEFDRHPDFVPDDFLTDVAPRAQMQGHHRPSQMDYVRDGIAASLMTQL is encoded by the exons ATGGATTCGCACTGGTTTTCAGCACTCTTTGAGGGGAGTTATGATGATGTAATCAATAACATAGCCGATTACGTTAATTATAGTAATTCTTCTGTTAACGATGGAGATTCCAGTGGTAATCAAAGTTCtgatgatgacgacgacgacgacgacgacgcgTCAGATGAAGAAGGCGAGCTGTTTTGGGAAAGAGAGTTTGATCATCAGAAATTGGTTATATGCACGGCGGGTGCCCTAGCATTATATTACAATACGTATATATATAAGGAACCTTGTATGGATTCGTACAACACTGGAATGCAATGGTTGAACGAAATATTACATGGACATTGGACCCGCTGTGTAAACATGTTCAGGATGGATGCGACGACATTTCAAAGTCTTTGCTTTCAACTTGAAAACCAATATGGGTTAACAGCATCTAGAAGAATGTGTGTTTATGAAAAAGTTGGAATATTTCTTTATACAATAGCATTGGGTGCTTCCAACAGAGAAGTTCAGGAGCGATTTCAACATTCAGGAGAAACTATTAGTAGGTACTTTAATGAAGTTCTTAAATCAGTTTGTTCGCTCGCTGCAGATTTAATACAACCTGCAGATCCCAGGTTTGTAAACACACCGTGTGAAATTGTGAACAATCCAAGGTATATGCCACATTTCAAG AATTGTGTAGGAGCTATCGATGGTACACATGTGCGTGCATGTGTTTCTTCAGAAAACCAAATTCCATTTATCGGAAGAAAAGGTGTGCCAACCCAGAATGTTATGGCTGCATGTAGCTTTGACATGCAATTCACATTTGTTTGGGCGGGCTGGGAAGGCAGTGCACACGATACACGAATTTTTCTCGAGGCAATTGACAATCCACGTGTAAAATTTCCTAAGCCACCAGAAG GGAAATACTACTTGGTTGATTCGGGATATCCTAATGAATATGGATTTTTAGGTCCATATAGAGGTCAGAGATATCATTTGGAAGAATTTAGGAGGCGAGGACAACCACAAAATCATGAAGAAATTTTCAACCGTGTGCACTCTTCATTACGTTGTGTGATAGAACGTACATTCGGAGTTTGGAAAAAAAGATGGCGAATCCTACAGAATATGCCATCATTTAACTACAAGACACAAGTTCGAATTGTTGTCGCATCCATGGCAATTCATAACTACATTAGAAGAACTTCAATGCAAGATGTGGCATTTATGGAGTTCGATCGTCATCCTGATTTTGTGCCCGATGATTTTCTAACTGATGTTGCTCCACGTGCACAAATGCAAGGACACCACAGGCCTTCGCAAATGGATTACGTACGTGATGGGATTGCTGCAAGTTTAATGacacaattataa
- the LOC7474447 gene encoding uncharacterized protein LOC7474447 isoform X1 yields the protein MPPARRDRRVGLKRIDAALDAVRPMGFPEPLVRRTVRNLLKLCERVKFFTSLDDCGLQEYGGDEGWAFIEECCYKLLIDTLLDEVEKSERENCEPGLLTGNDKLKHLIENGPAEDDTVKDEPKVQVHSPNGNSKQVHSPNIHSPASMDIILCPSVSDAPDEKLGVKDFSQQIHSAQASSSHFNSSHVTDIVPRSLKDVSSLVKLEMQSCSPQISSTGVQSPHLFSPSPVDSLPPQRRKPCYGWLSSDDEDEPDLLHLTPAT from the exons ATGCCTCCAGCAAGAAGAGATCGAAGG GTGGGTCTGAAACGCATCGATGCTGCTCTTGACGCTGTACGTCCTATGGGATTCCCGGAACCCTTGGTTCGCAGAACTGTCAGAAATCTCCTAAAG CTATGCGAGCGCGTTAAGTTCTTTACTTCTTTAGATGATTGCGGGCTTCAG GAATATGGCGGGGATGAAGGTTGGGCTTTCATTGAGGAGTGCTGCTATAAGCTTTTGATTGACACGCTTCTCGATGAGGTAGAGAAATCAGAGAGGGAAAACTGCGAACCAGGATTGTTGACAGGCAATGACAAGCTCAAGCATTTGATTGAGAATGGACCGGCAGAG GATGACACTGTGAAAGATGAACCTAAAGTACAAGTTCACTCACCTAACGGTAATTCCAAGCAAGTTCATTCTCCAAACATTCACTCCCCGGCATCAATGGATATCATTCTATGTCCTTCAGTGAGTGATGCACCTGATGAGAAGCTTGGAGTGAAAGACTTTTCCCAACAAATTCACTCCGCACAGGCTTCCTCCTCACACTTCAACTCCTCACATGTAACTGACATTGTTCCACGCTCTTTGAAGGATGTTTCATCTCTAGTCAAGCTTGAAATGCAGTCCTGCTCTCCACAGATATCCTCCACGGGAGTCCAATCTCCACATTTGTTCTCCCCTTCGCCAGTGGATTCTCTCCCTCCTCAGAGGCGTAAACCTTGTTATGGATGGCTTAGCAGTGATGACGAGGATGAGCCAGATCTTTTACATCTAACACCTGCTACTTAA
- the LOC7474447 gene encoding uncharacterized protein LOC7474447 isoform X2, producing the protein MPPARRDRRVGLKRIDAALDAVRPMGFPEPLVRRTVRNLLKEYGGDEGWAFIEECCYKLLIDTLLDEVEKSERENCEPGLLTGNDKLKHLIENGPAEDDTVKDEPKVQVHSPNGNSKQVHSPNIHSPASMDIILCPSVSDAPDEKLGVKDFSQQIHSAQASSSHFNSSHVTDIVPRSLKDVSSLVKLEMQSCSPQISSTGVQSPHLFSPSPVDSLPPQRRKPCYGWLSSDDEDEPDLLHLTPAT; encoded by the exons ATGCCTCCAGCAAGAAGAGATCGAAGG GTGGGTCTGAAACGCATCGATGCTGCTCTTGACGCTGTACGTCCTATGGGATTCCCGGAACCCTTGGTTCGCAGAACTGTCAGAAATCTCCTAAAG GAATATGGCGGGGATGAAGGTTGGGCTTTCATTGAGGAGTGCTGCTATAAGCTTTTGATTGACACGCTTCTCGATGAGGTAGAGAAATCAGAGAGGGAAAACTGCGAACCAGGATTGTTGACAGGCAATGACAAGCTCAAGCATTTGATTGAGAATGGACCGGCAGAG GATGACACTGTGAAAGATGAACCTAAAGTACAAGTTCACTCACCTAACGGTAATTCCAAGCAAGTTCATTCTCCAAACATTCACTCCCCGGCATCAATGGATATCATTCTATGTCCTTCAGTGAGTGATGCACCTGATGAGAAGCTTGGAGTGAAAGACTTTTCCCAACAAATTCACTCCGCACAGGCTTCCTCCTCACACTTCAACTCCTCACATGTAACTGACATTGTTCCACGCTCTTTGAAGGATGTTTCATCTCTAGTCAAGCTTGAAATGCAGTCCTGCTCTCCACAGATATCCTCCACGGGAGTCCAATCTCCACATTTGTTCTCCCCTTCGCCAGTGGATTCTCTCCCTCCTCAGAGGCGTAAACCTTGTTATGGATGGCTTAGCAGTGATGACGAGGATGAGCCAGATCTTTTACATCTAACACCTGCTACTTAA
- the LOC7474450 gene encoding 60S acidic ribosomal protein P0: MVNKLSKADKKIAYDAKLCQLLDEYSQILIAAADNVGSTQLQNIRRGLRGDSVVLMGKNTMMKRSVRIHSEKTANKAFLNLIPLLQGNVGLIFTKGDLKEVSEEVAKYKVGAPARVGLVAPIDVVVPPGNTGLDPSQTSFFQVLNIPTKINKGTVEIITPVELIKKGDKVGSSEAALLAKLGIRPFSYGLVVLSAYDNGSVFSPEVLDLTEDDLIDKFAAGVSMIASLSLATSYPTLAAAPHMFINAYKNVLAVAVATEYSFPQAEKVKEFLEDPSKFAVAAAPVTAAASGGAPAAAKEEEKKEEPAEESDDDMGFSLFD, from the exons atggTGAACAAACTATCAAAGGCTGATAAGAAAATCGCTTACGATGCTAAGCTGTGCCAATTGCTGGATGAGTACAGCCAGATCTTGATTGCAGCAGCTGATAATGTGGGGTCTACCCAGCTGCAGAATATCAGGAGGGGTCTTAGAGGTGACTCTGTGGTGCTAATGGGAAAGAATACCATGATGAAGAGGTCTGTTAGGATCCATTCCGAAAAAACTGCAAACAAAGCTTTCCTCAACCTTATCCCTCTCCTCCAG gGCAATGTTGGATTGATTTTCACTAAAGGTGATCTCAAGGAAGTGAGCGAGGAAGTTGCCAAGTACAAG GTTGGAGCACCTGCTCGTGTTGGTCTGGTTGCACCAATTGATGTTGTTGTCCCTCCTGGCAACACAGGGCTTGACCCATCCCAGACCTCTTTCTTCCAG GTGCTTAATATCCCAACCAAGATTAACAAGGGTACAGTCGAAATTATCACCCCAGTTGAGTTGATCAAGAAGGGTGACAAGGTTGGCTCTTCTGAGGCGGCTCTGTTGGCAAAGCTTGGCATTAGGCCATTTTCTTATGGTCTGGTTGTCTTGTCTGCTTATGACAATGGCTCTGTCTTCAGCCCTGAGGTGCTGGACCTGACAGAGGATGACCTTATTGACAAGTTTGCTGCAGGTGTTTCAATGATCGCCTCGTTGTCTTTGGCCACCTCTTACCCAACCCTTGCTGCCGCACCACACATGTTCATCAATGCCTACAAGAATGTTCTGGCTGTTGCAGTTGCAACAGAGTATTCTTTTCCACAGGCAGAGAAAGTGAAAGAGTTCCTGgag GATCCTAGCAAGTTTGCTGTAGCTGCTGCCCCTGTTACTGCTGCTGCTTCTGGTGGTGCCCCTGCTGCCGCCaaggaagaggagaagaaggaaGAGCCGGCAGAAGAGTCTGATGATGACATGGGTTTCAGTCTGTTTGACTAA
- the LOC7490334 gene encoding auxin transporter-like protein 2 isoform X1, whose protein sequence is MSNQKQGEEAMVSTFNDTEHEEKEEVSKDESGFRLKSILWHGGSVYDAWFSCASNQVAQVLLTLPYSFSQMGMLSGIILQIFYGFLGSWTAYLISVLYVEYRSRKEKENVNFKNHVIQWFEVLDGLLGPTWKAVGLAFNCTFLLFGSVIQLIACASNIYYIDDKFDKRTWTYIFGACCATTVFIPSFHNYRIWSFLGLGMTTYTAWYMTIASLVHGQVDGVTHSGPAKAVLYFTGATNILYTFGGHAVTVEIMHAMWKPQRFKYIYLLATLYVFTLTLPSAAATYWAFGDQLLTHSNAFSLLPRTGWRDAAVILMLIHQFITFGFACTPLYFVWEKVIGMHDTKSILLRALCRLPVVIPIWFFAIIFPFFGPINSAVGALLVTFTVYIIPALAHMLTYRSASARQNAVEKPPVFLPSWTAMYVLNAFIVVWVLVVGFGLGGWASMSNFIKQVDTFGLFAKCYQCPPSAAAKHH, encoded by the exons ATGTCCAATCAGAAACAAGGAGAGGAAGCTATGGTCTCTACCTTCAATGACACTGAGCATGAAGAGAAAGAGGAAGTAAGCAAGGATGAATCCGGTTTTAGGCTTAAAAGCATTCTTTGGCATGGAGGGTCAGTGTATGATGCCTGGTTTAGCTGTGCTTCAAATCAG GTTGCTCAGGTTCTGTTAACACTGCCATACTCTTTCTCTCAAATGGGGATGCTTTCAGGCATAATTTTGCAGatattttatggttttcttgGAAGTTGGACTGCTTACCTTATCAGTGTTCTCTATGTTGAATACCGAAGcagaaaggagaaagagaatGTCAACTTCAAGAACCATGTTATACAG TGGTTTGAAGTGCTAGATGGATTACTGGGTCCAACTTGGAAAGCTGTTGGGTTGGCCTTTAACTGCACTTTTCTCCTGTTTGGTTCTGTCATACAGCTTATAGCCTGTGCAAG CAATATCTACTACATAGATGACAAATTTGACAAGCGGACATGGACTTATATTTTTGGAGCTTGCTGTGCCACCACAGTGTTCATTCCTTCGTTTCACAACTACAGAATTTGGTCATTTCTTGGGCTTGGAATGACTACCTACACAGCTTGGTATATGACTATTGCATCTCTTGTTCACGGCCAg GTTGATGGGGTAACTCACTCGGGCCCAGCAAAGGCTGTTCTATATTTTACAGGAGCCACCAATATCCTCTACACTTTTGGTGGGCATGCTGTCACTGT GGAAATTATGCACGCCATGTGGAAGCCTCAAAGGTTCAAGTACATTTATCTACTCGCTACCCTTTATGTGTTCACTTTAACACTTCCATCTGCTGCTGCGACCTACTGGGCCTTTGGAGATCAACTCCTCACTCATTCAAATGCTTTCTCCCTGCTACCCCGCACCGGATGGCGTGATGCTGCTGTTATCCTCATGCTTATCCATCAG TTTATAACATTCGGATTCGCTTGTACACCGTTGTATTTTGTGTGGGAGAAAGTGATCGGTATGCATGATACAAAGAGCATATTGTTGAGGGCATTATGCCGGTTACCTGTGGTCATACCTATATGGTTCTTCGCAATTATATTTCCTTTCTTTGGACCAATTAACTCAGCTGTGGGGGCTCTTTTGGTCACCTTCACCGTCTACATCATCCCTGCTTTAGCTCATATGCTCACTTACCGATCTGCCTCAGCTCGACAG AATGCAGTTGAGAAACCTCCTGTCTTCCTCCCAAGCTGGACAGCCATGTACGTATTGAATGCATTTATAGTGGTATGGGTACTTGTGGTTGGCTTTGGATTGGGAGGGTGGGCTAGTATGTCCAATTTCATCAAGCAAGTTGACACATTTGGTCTTTTCGCCAAGTGCTACCAGTGTCCACCCTCGGCTGCTGCAAAACATCATTAA